From a single Nymphaea colorata isolate Beijing-Zhang1983 chromosome 4, ASM883128v2, whole genome shotgun sequence genomic region:
- the LOC116252191 gene encoding E3 ubiquitin-protein ligase BOI-like: MAVQAQHPSNFWLPDFTNRNGQEKELLGAALGSDYAFQTPDDNFISHLGSSIPHSNSAMAFLQPPQAQHQQQYHQQQESPCMINLEDLRLPAASAKAPISTSSSPVFTGLRLSLEDQQNQTSPSLMANDLSLLLNQHQQEINHLIRVQSDQLRQNLIRKRQKQYGALVSAVERIATRKLREKETERERVSRRNAELEEKVEQLRAEARFWQTAARAQEAAAATLQARLASAEAMPSRAGEEPDDAESCNFEPVLGPMGPCRECRRKEASVVVLPCRHLCVCCLCARSLTHCPLCGNVRTACIEAFFS, encoded by the exons ATGGCGGTTCAGGCTCAACACCCATCAAACTTCTGGCTTCCTGATTTCACAAACAG GAACGGTCAGGAAAAAGAATTGCTTGGTGCTGCTCTAGGTTCAGATTATGCATTCCAAACTCCTGATGACAATTTCATTAGCCACT TAGGAAGCAGCATCCCTCATTCGAATTCGGCAATGGCCTTCCTGCAACCGCCCCAAGCACAGCATCAACAGCAATACCACCAACAACAGGAGAGTCCTTGCATGATAAATTTGGAGGACCTTCGTCTCCCTGCTGCATCTGCTAAGGCGCCCATCTCCACATCCTCATCGCCCGTGTTCACAGGCCTACGGCTCTCTCTTGAAGACCAACAGAATCAAACCAGCCCCTCCCTCATGGCCAATgacctttctcttcttctcaacCAGCACCAACAAGAAATCAATCATCTCATCAGAGTACAG AGCGACCAGTTGCGCCAGAATCTGATAAGGAAGCGGCAGAAGCAATACGGGGCGCTCGTCTCGGCTGTGGAGCGGATCGCAACACGGAAGCTGAGGGAGAAGGAAACTGAAAGGGAGCGAGTCTCCAGGCGGAACGCCGAGCTCGAGGAGAAGGTGGAGCAGCTCCGGGCCGAGGCGCGATTTTGGCAGACCGCCGCCAGGGCTCAGGAGGCCGCCGCCGCGACCCTCCAGGCTAGATTGGCCTCCGCGGAGGCGATGCCCAGCCGCGCCGGGGAAGAGCCGGATGACGCCGAGTCGTGCAACTTCGAACCCGTCCTGGGACCAATGGGGCCGTGCCGGGAGTGCCGGCGGAAGGAGGCGTCGGTGGTGGTGCTGCCCTGCCGCCACCTCTGCGTCTGCTGCCTCTGCGCCCGATCTCTCACGCACTGCCCACTCTGCGGCAACGTCAGAACCGCTTGCATCGAGGCCTTCTTCTCCTGA